ccccacccatttcataagcaagagggaagctcaatcTGAGGTATCATTTTATCTAGTTATCTacaatatcgagtttatatcgaatgtaaacaatagctagctagcaagataagttagcattgtcaactcaccgactgtaactgccatggtatCCTGAGTGGTCTCTCtactaacagcgggacgatgtcctAGCACACCATCCATGATCTCAAACCACCACTTTGGGCACCACTTTTTCCATTGTAtgttttaatggatttgtactgtgcctacaattttttaaattttcctgAAACTGTAgtgtatccagcacacaacgCAACCTGGCAAGTTCAgttaaactccgcctttgacaatGATCCAGCCTCAATCCTGGAACAGTGGCTATTGTGGTGTCCCATTTGTTTCACTTGTTGATGATGGCCATGACatatataaagctttgaaattttgaACCTCTCTTGCTACCTTTTTTTACAGTTAGGTCTGGCACATGCTTTGTAAACTCTTTGCAGGCCACAGCTTGAGCAGTCGGATGCAACCAAGAGGATGTCAAAATCCCACCGAAACAGCTGAACTTTATTCAGGATTAATCAGAATCACTTGATGACAGGTGGACGGATCATTACTTTGAATGTGTTTAGTAATTTCTGAACACAGTCAGAAAATGCAGTTATATTCAAGCTACAGCAGGTTTTTTCGTAGTCCAGCAAcagtctgtctgtccaagtataaaTGACATAATGTGGaattgaatatttgaaggaaatTAAATACATGTGTTGTGTAATGTGGTCCGATTAATATGTATAAATGCTGGACAAAGCCGAGCTACAGTACAACCACATAATCTAGGTCGGTTAATCCGACTTTGCAAACATGGACTAGCACTTCTGTGTAGGGTTGAAAATTAACAAAGGaaatacatttctgttacaaaCCCCATTCCTTTGTGAAAACAGACCACCTCTTGCATTCCAAGACATACAGAGGGTGCCGATAGTGATCTATCAGCCTACTGGCTGATGTGTTTGTATATTTAGGAACTGCAGATGGTCACAACATGAATACAGTGGGGGTTAAAGGTGGTctgctgattggtcagtttaaatGCATCAGTTCTGGTTCTGGTCTCTCTTTTCTCTGGGCTCTGCTCTTGGGCGACTGAGTTACAGGCCATAAGGCCAGACTCTAGCACTCAATAGCCTTATTTCCACTATCAAACGAGGgcatgctagtgtgtgccagggccagttgcatttgCACTGTCACTTCCATGGATTTATCGTGCCTCTGGGCTTTCTCAGGCCAATGGCTTTtggccgattacccttgggccaaacaaggccaactgggtatcgaggcggggtcaatgtcaaaggcggagttttgccgaacttgccaggttgtgtatccaatGCACAATGGTATAGGTTCgggaaaaatttaaaaattgtgcgcacagtacaaatccattaaaatgcacaatggacaaagcggtgcccaatgAAAGAACTTtacatggttcgagatcatggacaaagtgttagtggagagaccacttggcATGTTACAGCTGGTGAGTTGTCAAAGCTAACTTGTCttactagctagctaatgtttacaaatgatataaacttgatattctaaataagtagataacatgatacctcagcttgagcttccctcttgcttctgaaatgggcagggtgcgtggaacgcagatcgattttggtcttgcggcttgaggcccgaggctattggccccggctggcctGTTGATAGGTCGGACATAACTGGAAGTAAATTAATGAAATCAAAGCATGATGAAATAATTGAGGCTTTAAACTACCTGTTGAGCAAGCGGTTAGGCAATAGCCGATCAACTTTCAAGCCTAAATGCTGAAAGTGAAGAACTGTGTGTTATGAAAGCTGAGGCACTAGTGTCAGAAGCAAAAATACAAGACCTTCAATCTCATGTAGATAAATTACTAGGAGCAGTTAGCCCTGGTTCAAAAGTGCAAAGAACACAACGAACTTATTGCAGATCTAAAGGCTAAACTAACTATGCTAGAGGCCATGTCTCCCAAAACGCTTAGCAGCAATGGGACTAAAAAGCATGTTCGCTTCTTAGAGGAGGCAACCTGCTATAATGATTCTGTAACATTTAGTGCAGAGGAAACATGTGCCACAGATCAGGAAGGTGTGCCTATTtcagttgggtgatgcagcaccATAATGGCACAGAGTCAAAAGGTGTAAAAGAAGCAGTAGACTAAGtagacctgggtagctcagcgagtactgacactgaccaCCACCGCTGGAGTcacaaattcgaatccagggcatgctgagtgactccatccaggtctcctaagcaaccaaattggcccggttgctagggtgggtagagtcacatgggataacctccttatggtcacaattaggggttctcactctcaatggggcacatggtaatttGTGTGTGGACTTGATTATTCTAGACAATTCTATACTTTTAAATAGCactcattcatttgtatggtcaGTTTTGGATCATTATCTAAAGTTAATTGACTAATACTATTCAGACAAGTCACTCCCCATGtacatttacactggcggccaaaagtttggaataatgtacagatttcgctcttatgaaaataaattggtacttttattcaccaaagtggcattcaactgatcacaatgtatagtcaggacattaataatgtgaaaaattactattacaattagaaaaagaaaattcagaaCTACTTTTTtactaacatttttttaaactacttcaaagagttctcatcaaaaaattctccacatgcagcaacgacagctttgcaaatccttggcattctagctgtcagtttgtccagatactcaggtgacatttcaccccacacttcctgtagcacttgccatagatgtggctgtcttgtcgggcacttctcacacaccttacagtctagctgatcccacaaaagctcaatggcgttaagatccataaaactcttttccaattatctgttgtccaatgtctgtgtttctttgcccactgtaaccttttctttttgtttttctgtttcaaaagtggctttttctttgcaattcgtcccataaggcctgcacccctgagtcttctctttactgttgtacatgaaactggtgttgagcgggtagaattcaatgaagctgtcagctgaggacatgtgaggtgtctatttctcaaactagagactctgatgtacttatcctcttgtttagttgtacatctggccttccacatctctttctgtccttgttagagccagttgtcctttgtctttgaagactgtagtgtacacctttgtatgaagtcttcagtttttttggcaatttcaagcattgtatagccttcattcctcaaaataatgattgacttacaagtttctagagaaagcagtttcttttttgccatttttttaacctaatattgaccttaagacatgccagtctattgcatactgtggcaactcaaaaacaaacacaaagacaatgttaagcttcatttaatgaaccaaatagctttcaactgtgtttgatataatggcaagtgattttctagtaccaaattagcaatttagcatgattactcaaggataaagtgttggttGCTTTTGAGGAGGGAGCATCCAGAAGACTGGGTAATTTAgacttgtttgtggagaaatggggcaagtATCTGGCttatttggagggctctcggggagggacagtggagagaggggTGTAGTGGATGTGTATgattgttatattatatattctgattctgtttgtatatgttttgcttttcattgtttaatagatgaatcaataaaaatgttaatcgcaaaaagcataaggtgttggagtgatggcagctggaaatggggcctgtctagatttgatcaaaaatgacttttttcaaatagtgatggtgctgttttttacatcagtaatgtcctgactatacattgtgatcagctgaatgccactttggtgaattaaagtaccaatttccttcagaaacagctaaatctgtactttattccaaacttttggctgccagtgtgtgtgtgttactggtATGACTTAAGTCTTCATCTCATTAATGGTTATAATTTCATACTTATGTTTCAAagttaattacataatttctttaagagtaaaactttgtaatgaggaaaaatataactgtgtgcacctttaattatgtagATTTGAGAGTCACGAtcttgtgtgtgtgaaatgttaaGGACCGTGTATGCCAGGTTGATAATCTCAGAGGTAATTTATTTATACCAAGTAGGcaattgttctgaaagcaaaaagcaacttaTAAATATTAGTTTATATAAGCAATCAATAtatattagagatataagagaactcataagattaaatgcaaaagcaaaaaaattaggcaatatggaatacattatgaagacaatccatgtaagatcagagagggtttttttttttttttttaaaggggatgcaaggaaGCCATGCAGCAATATCAGTTACATGTTGAGAGAACccatataagaaaaaaatattttagtttgaagacatttgatgcaaatgaaatgcacatcatcactgctggttcaggaacTCTTTCTCGAGTTACTTCAGCATTTAATGCTGGTGGTCAAaatagctttctgtgctttagcaccACCAGTTGCACTGGGCTTTGATAACTATAGCGGCTCCCGGCACGCAATCCAAAGCTCACTTTTTGTTGGTCAGGGCATTTAATTGCCGGaccgaaaaaaaacaaaaaaaaaaacaaacaaacttgcgTTGTTGGTGCGTGAATGTTCGCTCCAGGTGTGAAAGGCTTCATAGTAGGCtaatccattgtttctattcaaaatgttCACTGCGATGAGAAATCATGGTGAAAATTCACGTTTTGTGAGAAAGGCCTTAATACTAGGCTGTAGGGCTGcaagattatgacaaaaatcataaatgtCAATTATTGCACTTGATAATGTATTTGCGATTATTACGATTGATTAAAAGATTAAATTACAGTTGACAAAACCAGTTTTTACTTGATTCAATATGCCTGtgtgacatgtaacaggttgataaatacacatcctcacacgtttaACACAATTCTAAAGCCTGAGAAAGGTGGCATAAAATACAAAACTACCATCAAacatacaatatgtgtctttCTAAAATCATTTGTCCacgtaaataaaattacatatgcaatattcaaacttattaacagccaaTTTAAATTGACCATGTTACTGCGTTCAGTAAGCGCTGTGGTGCCGAGACGGCCCATTTATCCCCTTAGATCTTCAATGGTCATCTTGTTCAAgtaagatcattgttagatcatatttggcggttgcactttggaaattaaaaagttTGTGCGAGTTTGTGCGATTTGTAAAAATTTTAAATCTACCAATAGCAGCTGCGGGACAAATGCGTCTTTTTAGAGCAGATGTGATAATAAAGACAGTGACTTGTGAAATATgccattcatgccatattctttatgttggctacaccacCAAAACAagcttagaacagttaagctgaattactttattgctattttatacaGTCAaattggcctacttattaacaatactaaactgttatttaatttttaataatttgtacacagaaatcgagcaatgagacgaactctcccattacaatgactgaagctgtcactcacttcaggtttacactgtttgagaacTGCAGTTCAGTGCAAGCTCACTGATGCTCCAAACAGAGTTCTACTCTCgcaaatgctctcattaaaaatgaTCTAATCaggataataaaataaattattatatcttTGATTAGAATGGAAGCGTTTTAGTTTTGGTGTATTGCTCGTTTGCagtgtacttaccatctacttTGCAAACGAGCGGCGTAACAttcaatgaatccaaaataattataAAGTGCTTTGCTcttttgttctacagcttcttttcgagtgtcaggtgatgtttcttcagtattaaatTTAATGCGCCATCACGAACAGAGGTGAAACGTAAAACAAGCATCTTGGCATCAGACTGTTTAAAACTTGCGCTCAGGATCAGTTGTAATTGCTGATAGGACGGAGGACTAATTTAAGCGtgtctgattggccattgccatttcactgctcaacagacatgtctgtgattggttagaattcttaactgctgcaaaaacacattgtaaatagaaGACATTGAcacaacaggagcagacttaaagGCTGTAATCATCAGTTTTCATGATTACATAATCGTCGCAAACATAATCATGATTTGTTTTTCGACTGTGCTAGACTGTCATCCAATCAACCGCACAGCGCAACCAACGCAAGGTAGACACGCTGACTTGCGTGACCCTCTACTGCAGCGCAAGTCCGACcttcagtggcggttctagcttgtattgTGCCTTGGGCGAGACCCGCTTCAACACGACCCCAAAGATGTTGACAGTGGGGTTGTATGGTGCTTTGGCCGAAACCCGCTTCAAcgcgcccccaaagttgttgaccgggggcggtctgtgtgggtgcctcgtgccgctcACCGCAAGaggccgccctgggcaactgcacgtgttgcccatgcctaaatccgctactgccgACCTTGGTACACAATTTTTCGACCATAGCCCTTGACATTCAGAAGTGTTGAACTCACAGCTGGTCTTTAAAGTGGGACTCACCATCTGCCAGAGCAATTTTGAGCACGGGTGCTCCCAGGTACGGAGGCTGTCGGCATATGGGCAtagcagccatttcagccctcatatGAGATATAACACAAATTCTGCATTGTCTCATGGcagtatttaataaaaccttGTACAATTGCTCAAATACAGCGAATACAATCATCCCCAAAGCAAGGAGATCATTCAGCTGCTCCCTCAAGATTATGCACATGATGTAGTGGATTGAAATGCGCAATTAGCATTTTCTTTGGTCAAAAgtttagaaatgtgcttaaaaatgtgaaacatttggaAGAAAACCCAGCTAGTGTTTCTCAATTATTTAATACTACCACTAAGACTTGCACATTTTAGCTGTCTCCCTTATTAGACACTTCAGATCATGTAGCACTCCACTAATTATTAGCCTATCAGTAGAATCAAGTGTGTTAAAAAAatgagatatccaaaatgtgttgtGAAAGAGGTACGCCATAAAATGGGTTGAGAAGCACTGTACTAAGTTATATGCCGCATTATAAAGGGTGCACACACTTATGCAACCAGGTTATtgtaagtttttttctttttcacttgAATTCTGTTAATTTCAAAATCACATTAAAAGATGAAATGATTAATATTAGTTTCATCTTTCCATCTCAAAACCTGCCATTTGACCATTTTAACAAATTTATTTTTGCTATATCGCCCAGCTCTACTCCCTAATACATTTAACATAGAGTGACAGCTGATTCATCACAACAGGTAATGCAATGTAGCAAATGCCCTTTCAGATAGAATTACACTTTTGGAGCAAAATTCTATCTTTGTGTTTTCCAGAATTTCATACTAATGACATAGCATTACCTACAGTTTGCTCACTTTAACAACTCTGGGCAATGACGTTTTCTATGACTTCTTAAAAACTTTAATTGGTAGAAACATTTCCCACATGAAGGGCAgtggtatggcttctctccagtatgcatgCTCTCATGTTGTTTTAGGGTGTGTGACcgactgaaactctttccacattgatggcatatgaaaggcttctctccagtgtggccTTTCATGTGCTTATAAAGGTTTCCTCTATtcatgaaactctttccacactgatgacaagtgtaaggcttctctccagtgtgacatCTCACATGATCCTTAAGGCCTCCTCTCTTTGCAAAACCTTTTCCACATTGGTGGCAAgggtaaggcttctctccagtgtgacatCTCATGTGATCATTAAGGTCTCCTTtctttgtgaaactctttccacactgactgcacgtgaaaggcttctctccagtgtgaactctcatgtgcAATTTAAGGTTTACTTTAGACGTGAAACTTTTACCACACTGAAGGCatatgaaaggcttctctccagtgtgaaataGCATGTGTCTGTTAAGGTCTGCTTTGTTTGCGTAatgttttccacactgatggcatgtgaaaggtttctctccagtgtgaactttCATGTGCCTGTTGAGATCTGTTTTCCGAGAGAatttctttccacactgatggcacgtgaaAGGCTTCACTCCAGTGTGAATTCGCATGTGCACATTGAGGGATCCTTTAGACGTGAAACAATTACCACACTGaaagcatgtgaaaggcttctctgcaGTGTGAGTTTTTATATGTTTCAGAAGACCCTCTTTctgtgtaaaactctttccacactgtggGCAGGTGAAGGAGTATTTGGCTTGACTTCTGTTTAGTGAGAAATTATTCTCAGTCTGTGAGCAACTAAATGACTTTTCTCCAGTTATGAGATGATGATGATTCTGAGTCTGAAGTTCCTCCTttacttcattcagttcttgactttcctctttctcTTCAATTGGTTCTTGATTTTCCTCTTTAATTTCCctcaaatctaaaaaaaaataaaaaaatgaaaaaactcaGTAAAAGTGACCCTCAGTAACCtaatttccatccacttttcgcacagttttgttatcgacaaagtgaaaatgcataaaaaatgtctGTGAACTTTGACGTTTTCTGCTTGttgccttttatcgataaaaatagtgtgcgtgatgacgtcatgcttgaaaaaacactttgtcacaagTTTtggttaattgcaaaaaaaatctgcccttaagccgtttccgtacagaaatgtgtgtatatcgctaattgtgtaccttttgcctcccagatgtccctcatTTTTTGAGAGTATTGAGACaaatcattgaaattagccagcttactgtcattttaatttcacaaataaatgcaatcagaagaggagcaATATTATTTCGTtcggtcatttattttttttaatacagggaattttgccggcattttttcaaaagctaaacaataatttaatagaattgggctatatgttagtgttccaaaaaagcagactgaagtatttctcctagtattgtgtatttatttttaatttaaaacaactttgtgcacagaaattatatgttttttgtattgtgggctaatttcatgactgccgtctattattatgaatggtgtggaaaagcaacttaaataaataaatggatggctaccgcgattaaattaaagTTGCAAAGAGtgaccattcatttgttctctgtgcacttgtcgatgacaggtgcatgatacaagatatttgtgttggcactcctggaagagtcatgacgcagatgtgtttgcagcaacAGTTCTGTGCAGGTATACCGTTAAGACCAATTCATAACAGTGCGAGttatgcttcacgtacaataaattggatttcaaggatgtataccatgtcatcatgattaacacaggctaacgattggggtcaattctgtcacgtgacacaacatttttgcattaatggcaattttctcggcaattttcatttccaaaccagtttttcacgacatttaaagtatcgacatagagtttatgctctagaattaaactgaaaaatattatgttgacacttgtgaaattttagcgataatttgcatttccatcagctatttcggtaaactttttgatgcgctacacctttgtcgcaaaaaaaaaaaaaaacgctttgatggaaacatagttagtgCAATGAAGTAAAATCTACAGGGGTCaagtatgtttttatttaattttttatgtactaTAGGTCTATAAAAGGTGTCTTGTTCATGTTAATTCCAACAAATTTGGGCTGCACGATTTGgcaaattgttttatatatatttatttaaaaatcatatCACACTTAATTTGTCATTCTGCGATTGCAACTgctatattttaaacatttaacatttctgCTCAGTAGCTTAGATATAAAGCACAAAAAGGCCTAAACTTGCTTGACTACTGCAGTCCCACTACTGCACATCACATGCTTGATTACAACAGCAGCCAAAAATTTAtctccacatatgtggacagtggaactaagttgtgaaattttaaataaaaccacgctatagaaagtcagatgtttttcatcaaattgtttattgtgtttccaggagtgttggtt
This portion of the Myxocyprinus asiaticus isolate MX2 ecotype Aquarium Trade chromosome 14, UBuf_Myxa_2, whole genome shotgun sequence genome encodes:
- the LOC127452154 gene encoding gastrula zinc finger protein XlCGF8.2DB-like isoform X8, translated to MFIKEESEDMAYPEACRIKTEHTEEQTDLREIKEENQEPIEEKEESQELNEVKEELQTQNHHHLITGEKSFSCSQTENNFSLNRSQAKYSFTCPQCGKSFTQKEGLLKHIKTHTAEKPFTCFQCGNCFTSKGSLNVHMRIHTGVKPFTCHQCGKKFSRKTDLNRHMKVHTGEKPFTCHQCGKHYANKADLNRHMLFHTGEKPFICLQCGKSFTSKVNLKLHMRVHTGEKPFTCSQCGKSFTKKGDLNDHMRCHTGEKPYPCHQCGKGFAKRGGLKDHVRCHTGEKPYTCHQCGKSFMNRGNLYKHMKGHTGEKPFICHQCGKSFSRSHTLKQHESMHTGEKPYHCPSCGKCFYQLKFLRSHRKRHCPELLK
- the LOC127452154 gene encoding gastrula zinc finger protein XlCGF8.2DB-like isoform X9 — encoded protein: MFIKEESEDMGYPEACRIKTEHTEEQTDLREIKEENQEPIEEKEESQELNEVKEELQTQNHHHLITGEKSFSCSQTENNFSLNRSQAKYSFTCPQCGKSFTQKEGLLKHIKTHTAEKPFTCFQCGNCFTSKGSLNVHMRIHTGVKPFTCHQCGKKFSRKTDLNRHMKVHTGEKPFTCHQCGKHYANKADLNRHMLFHTGEKPFICLQCGKSFTSKVNLKLHMRVHTGEKPFTCSQCGKSFTKKGDLNDHMRCHTGEKPYPCHQCGKGFAKRGGLKDHVRCHTGEKPYTCHQCGKSFMNRGNLYKHMKGHTGEKPFICHQCGKSFSRSHTLKQHESMHTGEKPYHCPSCGKCFYQLKFLRSHRKRHCPELLK